The sequence below is a genomic window from Pygocentrus nattereri isolate fPygNat1 chromosome 16, fPygNat1.pri, whole genome shotgun sequence.
ACAGGACAATTTGAAGAGTGCTGGATTGTCACAGTAGGGATTTAAAATTGTTGAAGTACAATGAGACAGGCGTGCAGTGAGCCCTATCAGTATTCCCACTAGAACGGCTGGCACTCCCCAGGCTGAAACAGTCAGTTTAATTACCATTTTGTTGGTCATGATGGCGGCGTATTGCAAAGGATTGCAAATGGCTACATACCTGTCATAAGCCATAATCATTAGTATAGTGTGTGAAGCTGTAGAAAAGAAGTGACAAACATATGCTTGAGTGATGCACTCCAGATAACTGATATAGTGCTCTGAGGCCTCCTTGAAAATGTATCTTAGTAGTGTTGTCACAACAGCAGTAGGACCTATTGTATCGTTCAGCGGCAGGTTACAAAAAATGATGTGCATGGGATTATGTAGGCTCTTTTCAAATAAGATCAAGATGACAATGGCAATGTTAGACACCATTATCGAGACATACACCATGAGCAACAAGCTGAAAGCAGGATAAGATAACTGAGGGGTCACCTTTAGTCCCTCGATTGATAGAGTGTGGTATCTGAATGTTAGATTCTCCATTGCTGTTCTGTGGTTTCTCAAAACCTGTAATAAACAGTTTTCATTAACAGTTAAGGAAATTCCACAATAATTTTCTTTCAGCACAATAAATTATTTAAGTCTGTGAATGTATACAGTCAGAACATCTGATGtacaaatgtgtttaaatattaCTGCTACAGAAAGGTAATTGTATAATGTGAATTATTATTTACTTGGAATGTatatgaaaaaaatgagaaTACTGCTTGTTTGACCTATTTAGTCTCAACTTATATTTACAGGCATGACATTGACAaaattcatataaataaaaaatggtaTTGTGCCCACCCTTTCAACTGAGCTTCAAGTTAAAGACCCTACTACAGAATTATACATGTAATTAGTGTCATTAATATCAGGGCCCACTTCATCTTTGTCCTTCCAGCTTTCCTAATATGATCTCCCTCTTCTTTTGATTTCACTTCAAAGCCTAAAATGTAAtgtgaattcaaaacaaataTGAGACAACAAAAATGACTGTCATAGCACACTGTCTGAAATGACTTACATGCAAATGAGTACACAAAGATGCACTTTCCAAGCTGCTTGGTCGCTAATCATGTCTCATGACAGTACTGAATGTAAACAGATAAAGTATAATTGTCTTGTACCACTGTACCTCATACCCTCCCCACTGTAATTTTCAGGACTGCCAACATGAATTTCCTTCCTCTGAAGAAGAGTGTGTCCCTTATCTTTTATCTAGTGGGTTTGAGTGCTGCTGTCAAGTGAAAGCTGGCTCATAGCAATAGTCTCTATGTATGACAAGTGGCcccttgagtgtgtgtgtgtgtgtgtgcgtgtgtgtgttttttaacaCAAACCTTCTTAGAATAAaacaacaatgtaaatgtatcagGTATTCTAGAATGCTAATATACACCATTCAGAGTTCTTGCGTAACATAGATATACCACTGTGCACCACACCACTCTTGTTCAGGTCACCTTCTCAATGGTCCCCTGGTATTTTCTTATCACAGCGGCAATGTGGTTTTTGGCATATTATTCAGCAGCGGCAGCAAATCAGCCATGGCCTAGACCACTGGACAAGCTCAACCCAGCACACCACCATCTTACTCATGTTCCTGTTAACTTCCTAAGCACAGCAAGCCTCCAGCCAGTACCCCTTTTCCTCTGCATCAACTCCACAGTACCTTGGCTAGACCACAGGGGCTGGAACTTGGTCAAAGCACTATCAAAGAGCTTCTTTTATCACTGTTAGCTGCAAGAGTGATGGGTTTCAGTGATACTGATGGCAACAAACTCCATTAATGGCAAATGACCCTTtgagtctgtgagtgttttACTGATTCTGATATACTGTAAGCTAGTATACACTATTCAGTGTCCTTGTTTGTAACATGGATATGATTGGCTTTTCAAGTTTAAATCTTCATCAATACAGCACCatactttcattctttttccatGAAAATTACTTAGAACAAGTACTTTTTTGCAGTGCAAAGAGACTGGGTCATTAATATGGATTACATTGTTAACTCAATATTGATTGGCTGCTGTCTAGCACACACTCTGTTAAAATAATACCCCTGTAGAATATTTTGGTGGGAAGGAACATGTATTGACAGCACTCTCACTGAAATttgatgttctttttatttttgacagCTCAACATCAAGGTGTCATATTGCACTTTTAGGTACATCTGGTCCTCAGTTTTTTCAAATCTGCCCTCTTTCCATTTTCAagagtattaatattatttgtcaGGACACACAACATTCTCcagcacagcactgcagacCTTAGCCTCATAAGTTTGGCTGACTTTTTGATATTTGCAcccttttcatgtttttgttcatcagtgttttGCTCCTGCAATACCCAGAATGCATTATGTGAATATGTCATATAACCACTGAGAATCCCCTCCAGAGCAAACAAGAAATCCTGACTGCTGAAGTACCCTCTGATATAAAGTTAATGAATACATGTAGTTGTGtataaattttgaaaaacttgtCAAGTTACATTTTGcaattttatgacatttttcagcaaatttcAGTCCACAATTATTATGTATTTGATGTgcttaacatattagaaaaaataaacatacaatataaaatgtgcattaacCTTCTAGTCTTTAAActtgaaaaaaggaaacattttaaattatagTTAATAGTATACATTCAGTCATGACCAGAAATACTGGCATTTTTTCCTAAATAACTCACAGattttcataaaacaatttgATTAACTCTAAAATCTCAAAAAAGTGGTATGGACAGAATTATTGCCATCCTCAACTTAATATTTAGTAGCACAGCCTTTGGAAAGAAGAACTAAAATCAAGCATCAGCAAAGTCATGAATGAGTTTCTACAGCTCTACaggaattttggaccattctttTTCTTCCAGTCTGCTCAAGTTCTCCTAGATTTAAAAGGTGCCTAGTTCCAACTGCTGCTTTAAGATCTCATAACTGGTGTTCTACGGGTTCTTCTATTGAGATCTCGCCTCATTGATGGTCAATTTAGAACAGTCCAGTGCTTTGTCTTAAACTATTTCTGggtgtttttttgctgtgttcttTGGGTCTGTCCTGCTGACAGGCCCATGACCATGACAGAGACGGCTGACAGTAAACTGGCACTGGGCACTATGTTGTCATGCACACATTTAAGGAACCCAGTGCCAAATGCAGCAAACTAACCCTAAAACATCTGTGACCCTCCTCCATGTTTGATCATAGGAATTGTGTTCTTTTCTGTGTTGAGGGAATTCCTTCGTCTTCTTTGGCTTCTCTATGCTCAGTGTGTTACATACAGCACCATGGTTGACAATTTTTCCTATTTAAACTGATTAAAACTGTAATTGCTGTACACCTGTTACTTGTAAAAGGTGTTTTAACTACAAAGTAAAGGATGTTTACCTTCTTGACATCAAATTATTGCTTAGAATTTCTACAGGGTTCTTGTTCTTATTTCAATGTCCTCCTGTGATCTTACAGTCTTTTTTAGGGCTCTTGACAAGGCTGTTATAAATTTTATTTGGATTCCAACAGAATAGAATTTTTGCAAGACCCAAGTAGCTGATGCTGttgtttttgccctcctctTAACTAAGAGAATGATCCTTTTGGCATGGAAATCCACCACCCCACCCTTACACGCTCTGAGGCTAACTGATGTCATGTTTTTCTTGGactcagaaaagaaaataaatttagCCTGAGAGGTACTGCACTTATTTGATCAGATTTGGCAaccattcattttaaattcCTATTTTAAATGCCTATCTAATTTAAATACTGATTAGAGGGCGTCCTTatcctttttaattttataattattatttttattttatcctttttttggGGAGGGGGGTATCCAGGTTTGGGTGGGAAGGGTGAGGagggtgaaggaaaaaaaaagaattacagCTTCTCATTAGTTTTTTCATTATTACGTTGTAGAAAAGTTTGTGACATCAATAGAAAAATATCTGATACACAGCTAGTTAGCTAGTCAAGAGAGTCTTGATCATCAAATGGAATTGAAAGGCATGATTGCatgtcacaatttttttttttacagtcatttCTGAGATCTCCAAACAGTTTACTGTTCGTTTTGACCTGTGGTTTATGATGGTGGTGTAGATTCAAGCCTGATAGTTCATTACATTAAGCAATCAAACAAATGTGCTTTGTGCTTATCCACACCACCAATGACCAGCACGTATTACAGTAATTTCTACCAAAACAAGTGTTTTGGGACCAATGTTTAGTGTCACAGAATAGATCCAAGGAGACAACATATTTTGTCTGTTGATTATCTTTATGCTAATGACCTTTGGGTCTTACTAACATCACCAATGACCAGGACATAATTCACTTATTGCTGCCAAGAACTGGGCTATGGGACTGATGTATAGTCATAAAGTGGATAATGGGCCTTAGGAGACATTATTCTTCCTGTctgttcctgtgtgtgtgtgtgtgtgtgtgtatgcgcgagtgtgtgtgtgtaatttcttttaatttgacCCCCAGTTTTCCAGACAATTCACTCTAAAAAAGTATTCCAAAGTAGTTTTTCCAAAGTTTCCTCCCACTTTTAGCACACATCATCtaatttttaaactgaaaaaaatgacaactgtagtaaatgtaaatttaaatgtcAACTTTCACCAACACTAGTCACTCTCATGaatcctctttctctttattcttGAATATTGACAGCTTTTATAAGCAGTGGTTACATGTTTGATGAGAGAGAGTACAGTCTCAAATTCATTAACACACCTTCATAATAACTAAAATTGCTTGCCTTGTGCATTGTAAACAATTGGAGGTTTAACTACAAAATAGGATAGCATCTTGGTGGTCTTAAAATTTTCAAATTCTATTTCAAAAAGTTATTTGAACTTTGAAAAATAACTTGACAACATAAAACGTAGATTTTTCTTCTGTTAATTTACTATTTGAAATTCAATTAACTCAAAATGTTACGGCAGCCCAAACAAAATTAaacgttttttttgtttgtttttgtttttacagtgtgagcATTAACCATGTCTCTGCATTATATGTCAGCATGGGGTATGAAACTACATACGGTAGACCCTATGAGTGAGGACTTGGCCAAAGTCTAGGctgaagacaaaaaagaaaaagggaaagggaaaaaaaagtaacttGCATTTACATAGAAAATATATACACTTAGTATTTACTTTTTCTGTAAGATTAATTAATATTAGAAAATATTGCTATATATGCACAGCATAGACAACAAAGAAACAAGCAAATACCACAGTTTTAAGACTAGAACTAGTGTGACTGTTATCATAACAATGTCAAGTCAAACTAAAAAGATTCTTCAGTGATGCATGTAAATCAGTCTCATGGCATCACCTTCTTTGTGTGCAGTAGTTTGATCATAACATGTCTGATCTCAGTAGACTGCACGGCATATATAACTGGATTCAGAAGGCCTGGGATGATGTGGAAGAGCAGGGCAGACAGTTTCCTGTAGTCTGCATAACCAGGGAAACGGTGCAGTATGATGATGAGAAGCCCAGACAGCAACATGACCAAATAGACAGCCAAGTGTGTGCTGCAGGTTTTCAGAGCCTTGCTGTTCAGTGATTTGTTTTTACGGGTCAGGCACACAGCTGTTATTTTGGCATACGTAAGTGCTATGCTTCCCATGGACGAGACAAGTAGAAAGACTGTGAACGCCAGAccatatatattattaatgtaaGGATTTTCACATGAAAGTTTGAACAGTGATGCATTATCACAGAACGGATTTGCTATTTGTGTTCCACAACGATTCAGCCTTATTGTGAGACCTAACAAAATACCCACTAGGAATATTGCCACACCCCAGGCTGATGCAGTCAGTTTAGCCACCATTTTAGTCGTCATTATAGTTGTATAGTGCAGTGGATTACATATGGCAACATATCTGTCAAAAGCCATGATCATCAGTACAGTGTGAGAAGTAGTTGCGTACATGTGAGTACAGAAGGCCTGAACAACACATTCAGTGTAACTGATGGTGCGTTCAGACGCTGGCCTTAAAAGGTCCACCAGCAACCGAGGGATCGTGATAGAGTTTCCAATCACATCGTTAAAAGGAAGATTACAGAAGAGAATGTACATAGGCTCATGTAAATTCTGTTCCATGGATATGATCAGGACGATTCCAATGTTGGTAAGCATAATGAGCACATAGAAAATAAGGAAGAACAAAAAAGTAGGATACAAAAACTGGTCAGGGACAACCAGTCCCTCCAACTGCATAATAAGACTATTAAATGTCATGTTTTCCATTGAGACAGGAAAATAGCAAATGTTTGAAACAAGAAGAAAGCAGATTTGCGCTAGAAAGATCAGTTGGTTTATCAGCACAAACATAAACCAGGGATCTTTAAatctttggtgttttttttttaaatcttagtTTCTTTAATTGTTACTTTTAGTGTATATCTCATCCTTGCACTTCAAGATTTAAAACATATCTTGCTTAGCATTCATTTGTTGTCTTAATATCATTGCATATAATATAATGATAACATAGGCttatatttacagaaacagAATTATGAAGAAAGTCCTCAATGTTTTCTTATGGCACACTGAGTTagacaataaaaatattagCTGTATCAGTGTTAtcagtgttatttcagtatAACTCTCTACAATAAGCAAATCTCAGTTTAATGTCCTACGGTAAAAGTCCTTGTGGATTAAAAATGCTGTTGTACATGtcaaacagtggttttaaaccCTCAGCCACCCATCCATATATTAACATATTGTTCCGCCTCTAAAAAGCTCATGGGAGTCTTGATGCAGTGACATAACAACAGTTTGTTGTTCAAAGTTGTACCAGATTAAATATGCAATCAGTAGGcctttttaaacaaacacatgtaGGATCTTCTGTTTCAGTTCCATGGACCAAATATTCTATATTATATGTATGCATGTTCTTAGACATATTACTTAATACAGACTAATTTTTAGGACAATAGTACATCTAAAAAAATGACGGGGATGACCTTAGTTCTGATTTGACTGATTTGAAAGTAAACCTCAGTGCATAATGGTGGGCACTACTGGACAAGTGGATATAGTTCACTCTTTCACACAGTTTAAACAAGCACATGAATGATGGTCATCATAATTTTATTGGTTCGTTTCCCTGTTATTCATGTACGTGGTGGTTTTGAGTGTTTTTCCTTGGTAAAATATATATGAGTCCAGCACAGCATTTTAACAGTGTGTTGTGTCTGCATCTGGTTGTTAAATTTGGCTaataactgcatttttaaaCCATATATGGAAAGTTGAGTAGAGCAGGATTAAGGTAAAGCCTAAACTAAACAGAGTTTCCAATGTGGATTCACCACTGGCACAGCAGTTTCATTCAAGACTGGGCTCAATCCAACTACACTAAGTGTATATTCAATCATGTCTTTATGTCTTTGTGCAAGAAAACACAGTGGAACTAGTACTGTTACAACTTTCCTGTGTCCTTACTCCTGCACTGCAAGCTGTAGTTCTGTCctggatttaaaaagtataataCTCTATAGTCTTCTTGTCAACTAATCACTTGAAACAACAAATGGTGAAACTGAACATTACCGTTGAAATGGCCTTGACCGTACAGTTGGTTAGATGACTGACAACTAGGCCATTCAAGAGTAAAGGTCTGTGTGAGTGTTCTTGATGTTTGCAGTGAGCTtcacttttatcattttttatgaTAATTGCTGAAGCATTGCTGTCTATCAGAAGTAGATCTTTGATCAACACTGTCTCAGAGACTCATATTTGTCGACATGAAATAAAGTATTGTTTCTGGCAGTTTGTCCAGTTCATACATGTCAACATCACTGGAGACATATGTTACAGATTCTTATTTGCAATCGATCCAGTTAAGTAGTTGTATTCATTTCTAAGCTCTCAATATAAGTGGCTGTTCTTTGTGACCTGTAAGTAAATCAATGGCTTGTGTACATACAAATAGTGCTATGATGTTTTGCAATTAACAATCAGTTAGAGGCCTGTCTATTACCGTGGTGGTTGCTCACGCCACTGATGACCAGCACTTAATTCACTAATCGCTGACAACAGCAGGTGTTTTGGGACCAATGTTTAGTGTCACAGAGTAGATCCAAGGTGACACAATATATTTTGTCTGCTGATTATCTTTTTGCTAATGACCTCTGTGAGCTACTCACATCAGCAGTGACCCAAACATAATTCAGTTATTGCTGACTGGGACTGGGTTATGGGACTCATGTATTGTTGCCGACTGGATCATGtcttaatattagtattatttgtaattattattcaacacctggtttggctaatcagtaCTTCATGTTAAATCAGGAGAGCTTGTGATGAAATTTAACAAAGCTGTGTAATGGCTGGGGGTGTCCATGAAATATCTAGAACTAAACTTTGTTCTTCTACCCACTTCTCAAGATATCAACAAGAGCGCCATGGATTTGCACTTTTCCCTCAGGTTTTTGAACCCCTCactatttgtgtttttaattatatatggccagtttcccagaccaAGATTTAGCCCAGGCCTAGACTAAACAGAATTTCCAATGCTGATTCCCCATTAGCCCAGCAGTTTAGTTCAAGACCAGGCTCAATCCAAGTTTTTAAACCACTATGCTAAATGTATTTTCAGTTACATATGGATGCTTGTAAGCTCCAGCTGTATGGAAAGTGCAAGCTGTGCTTCAGAAGAATGTTTATTGTGCACAGATACATTCACTTCTAACGTATTGATCTGAACCTGAATTATTCTACAGTTACTCTCCAAGATTGATTCATTGTAAAAACAAACTTGTTTGCCACAGAATACAGCCTCAATGTATGTACATAAGCTCTTTAAatctttatttatgtaaaatcTTTTAAGTAAAATGACTCTTGGTTTGGGTGTTGCTATTGATCTAGCAAAGAAATGCTAAGAATGCAAATAATTTTGAGATTatgtagaatgttttttttttataaatggttttaaaaacacttaaaaacttAGTAGGTAGGTCACAAAGGTCATTAGCAAACAGGAAAATTAACAGGTGTGTCTCCTAAGACTCTtgatctctctgtctgtgtatgtgtgcctgtgtgtttatttcagcaGGTAATAAAGTCCACTCATCTCAGAGCCACCAAAAGACATACACAGAGGGCCTAAAATATCTTGGGGCTTCATTATCAGCTTCCCTCATTAGTTAAAGGTGAAGTATAAGATAAACACCCATTAAGTTGTGAATTAGCTCCAGGGGGATTAATTATTATTTGACATGTTAATGCATCACCCAGTCTTAGAGCTCATTAACCACAGTGCTACACTTACTCTCGCTCTGTGGAAATAAACAGACACAAGTGGCTCAATATGAACTTATTATTGCTCTTTATGTTATTTGCTTGATTTCTATGGTTGGTTAATGACAGCACTGGGACATATGTGACGTAAGGATGTTCCTGAGAGTGCTCAGGCTGTGCCTTTGGCAACTTCCTCAAGGTCCATGTACCAGTATTCAATTGATCACATTCATatccacaaacagacacacaaaaggcagaaagacagacacacaaaaaagacaaaaaaattacTTTCATGTTGCATATGTTCTGTATGTTGCATATAACTCTGCTGTCTAACAGACACACAATCTGGAGCTCAAAGCCTAGTCCAACAAACTTTAAAATATCTTACTTAGTTTTCAAGCAAAGATGATGGCTTTATGTTTTCAGGTCTCTAACAGATCTCCTAATGATACAATTGCCCTTGATATTAGATATTTGGCTTAACAGGTTCTGAAAAGCCTTTTGATCTATGAAATGACACTATATAGAATACTGCATAAactgaagctttgtaggtggaaaactgcaaaaaaaacgTGTTAAATATTTTCAGGCAAGAGTTGCACtattttttattgctgtttggAAAATTGTGCTACAAAAGAATGTTCATTGCAATCTGGTATAAACTTTGCCACTTCTAAAGTGTTGAAATAAACCTCATTGATCTTAGAGTCATTGttaattgataaaaaaaattactgtAGAATACAGCTTGACTGCATTTTTATAATGTGTAATTATCATAAATAAATTATCATAAAAATAACAGTTTCTGAATggttttagaaaaaaatctttatttgatgttaaattataagattatttaccGGGACTTTTGTCAtagaaaagtttttttaatagtttcaATAAGTTTTTATATTCACATATATCATTTACATCATATACAGCTCTTCTGATCATCTATGTAGTGCAGTAAGATCAAATAGCATTTGATCTCTAGGCTCAAGGCCTTATCCAGTCTTTCCTTTTAAGGCATCAAGATAATGATAAGTATGTGAGTAACCCATATTTTGGAATAGGTCTGATGTGCATTTCAAAACAGccttcttatttttaaaattgttaatCACTTCCTATGATAACAGACAGTGGACACTAttaaattacaaccccaattccgatgaagttgggacattgtgtaaaacataaataaaaacagaatacaatgatttgcaaatccttttcaacctatattcaatttaatacactacaaagacaagatatttaatgttcaaacagataaactttattgttttttgcaaatatacactcatttagaatttgatgcctgcaacacgttccaaagaaattgggacaggatcaacaaaagactgggaaagttgaggaatgctaaaaataaacacctgtttggaacattccacaggtgaacaggttaattggaaataggtgatggggcaaggttcaccactttgtgaacaactgcgtgaaggaacacttcagaaaaccactgtcagtggacacagtttgtcgctccatctacaaatgcaagttaaaactctgccatgcaaagcgaaagccacatatcaacaacacccagaaacaccccggcttctctgggcccgagctcatctgagatggactgacacaaagtggaaaagtgtcctgtggtctgacgagtccacatttcaaattgtctttggaaatcatggacgtcgtgtcctctgggccaaagaggaaaaggactgtctggattgttatcagtgcaaagttcaaaagccagcatctctgatggtgtgggggtgtattagtgcccatgggtaacttgcacatctgtgaaggcagcattactgctgaaaggtacatacaggttttggagcaacatatgctgccatccaagcaacgtctttttcagggacgtcctgcttatttcagcaagacaatgccaagccacattctgcatgtgttacaacagtgtggctagtaaaagagtgcaggtactagactggcctgcctgcagtccagatctgtctcccattgaaaatgtgtggtgcaccatgaagcgcaaaatacgacaacggacaccccagactgttgagcaactgaagttgtacatgaagcaagaatgggaaagaattccacctacaaagcttcaacaattagtgtcctcagttcccaaacgcttattgagtaaaaggaaaggtgatgtaacacagcggtaaacatgcccctgtcccaacttctttggaacgtgttgcagacatcaaattcaaaatgagtaaatatttacaaaaaaacctaaagtttatccgtttgatcattaaatatcttgtctttgtagtgtattcaattgaaaataggttgaaaaggattttgtGATGCGGAGACAGAGTACCAGACGCTTGCGGATAAGAAGAGAAGAGGTTTTAATATTCAGAAAGGGCAAATCACAAGTCAAAGTCGAATTCCAGGCAAAAATAGTCAAACACAGTTCAGCTCGAAGAAGGAAAGGTACAAAAGGGTCAGGAAAAAAATCCAAGTCGTGAAAAACAGGTCAATACACAGAAAAGACAAGCAAATCATAAGAAGAACATGCAGTGATTGCATAACAATACTTCATGAGTTTGGTCTGAGTTTATATACCCTACTTCCTCATCATAGAAAGTAGGCACAGGTGTGAGTCCTCAATAGTCCAGGGATTGTGATCTCTGATAGGATCGTGGTGGCGTCATGTGATCCGGTGTTGGATTCTGGGGTTTGGAGTCTGCTGAGCCAGCGTCAGAAACTCCTGACTCAGActcagtcatgtgatctcccatggcattctgggagattgagtcccGTCTTTTACCCGAGACCGTTGAAGGCATGacagatttgcaaatcatcgtattctgttttcatttatcttttacacaacgtcacaacttcattggaattggggttgtagacaGTGTATGTCTATCAATGTGTTTTACTACTGTGCTACATTACTGTGAATTCAGAACTTAAAAGAAGCATACATTGTTGGAGCTGGATGGTGATGTAGGGATTTAGAGAAGGTGTATACTGGTCAGTACCTGTCTGTTGTGGTCACTTAATACCCGGATGTCCAGAACCTGCCTTAGAATAAGCCCAGGTCATCAGATAATCCATCAACTCTGTAGGCACACAGCTTTTGTGTGTAGGACAAGAGGAGAGAGTCCATtttcttcagttcagtttataTTTTCATCTACTTTGCTGAGGGAATTATTAGGGCCCAGTTCCCCAGGATAAGAGTTTCTATCACATACATGTGACAGAGTATTTGCTTTGATACTTGTGATCCTGAGATTCTAAGTAATCTTAAAATCAAAGCATATAAATAGTGTCTACCTTGCTTGCTCTGAGTTCACTTTCTTGGTGGGTCTCATATAGTTTacaatgtgatggtcagttaaGACCAAAAATTTTACTTGAGCACCCTCCAGACAATGTCTCCACTCTTCACTGCTTGAAGTTTTCAATTCCCCACACTGTAGTTTTGCCCAGCTTGTGGAAGTTGGAGAAGTAACACA
It includes:
- the LOC108431251 gene encoding olfactory receptor 1-like, producing the protein MENLTFRYHTLSIEGLKVTPQLSYPAFSLLLMVYVSIMVSNIAIVILILFEKSLHNPMHIIFCNLPLNDTIGPTAVVTTLLRYIFKEASEHYISYLECITQAYVCHFFSTASHTILMIMAYDRYVAICNPLQYAAIMTNKMVIKLTVSAWGVPAVLVGILIGLTARLSHCTSTILNPYCDNPALFKLSCEDTSINNIYGLSFTAVLLSSSVGTILITYIRIATICVTNKNKQLNSRALKTCSTHLAVYAIMLISGSSIIVLHRFPNLTENRKIASILYYVVPPFLNPIIYGVQTKEIRNKMVQLFRKNKRVM
- the LOC108431229 gene encoding olfactory receptor 52D1-like: MENMTFNSLIMQLEGLVVPDQFLYPTFLFFLIFYVLIMLTNIGIVLIISMEQNLHEPMYILFCNLPFNDVIGNSITIPRLLVDLLRPASERTISYTECVVQAFCTHMYATTSHTVLMIMAFDRYVAICNPLHYTTIMTTKMVAKLTASAWGVAIFLVGILLGLTIRLNRCGTQIANPFCDNASLFKLSCENPYINNIYGLAFTVFLLVSSMGSIALTYAKITAVCLTRKNKSLNSKALKTCSTHLAVYLVMLLSGLLIIILHRFPGYADYRKLSALLFHIIPGLLNPVIYAVQSTEIRHVMIKLLHTKKVMP